GTCGGCGGCACGCCCGTTCCGACCGACCGGATCGACGTCTGTCTGGGCGCGAGCCAGAAGTGTCTGAGCGCGCCGCCGGGGCTGACGACCTGCGCGGTCAGCGACCGCGCGTGGGAGCGCATCGAGACCGTCGAAACCCGGTCGCTGTACACGAATCTCGAGCCCTGGCGGAACGCCGCCGACGAGGACGTCGAGTGGTTCCCCTACACCCACCTCTCGGCGAACGTCGCCGGCCTCGAGACCGCGACCGACCTGCTGCTCGAGGAGGGTCTCGAGAGCGTCTTCGAGCGCCACGAAGCGGCGGCCGAGCGGTGTCGCGAGCGAGCCGCGGAACTCGGCCTCGAACTCTATCCCGAAGCGGACGCGGCCTCGCCGACGGTGACCGCGCTCGAGGTCGAGGGCCGGGCCGCGGAACTGCAGGAACGAATGCGAGAGAACCACGACATCGTCCTCGCGACCGGCCTCGGCGACCTCGAGGACGACGTTCTCCGCGTCGGCCACATGGGCCACAACGCGCGTCTGGAGCGGGTCGATCGGACGATGGACGCGCTCGAGGCGGTGCTCGAGTGATCAGCCCGGCTTCAATCGAAGCGGTGAGGCCCCGAACTGCGGGATGAACGCGTAGCCGGAACCTGCAGGTCCAACCGTTTCCCGGACGTCGGCCCTAGCGTCGTCCATGTCCGAACCCGATCGGGAGCCAACCAAGAAACCGACGAACACGAAGAAGGAGGCGAAACACGAGGACCAGTGGATGATCCGTAACTGGATCGGGGTCGCCGTCGTCTCGATCTTCGGCCTCCTGTTGCTTATGATCGCGTTGATGCAGGCGACCGGCGTCATGGACGTGTTCGGCTCCGTCGCGGAGACGGGGACCCAGCAGTGGGCCGTCTTCGGTGTGCTCGCGCTGATCTGGCTCGCGCTCGCCGGCTGGAGCTGGAAAGCGATCTCCGGCTAACGAGGGCAACGGCGGGTTCCGTTTCGGTTTCGATCGGCTTTGTAACGTCACGCATTCTCTGCGCTCTCCCATCCGTGTGCTCGAGCCACCCATCGTCAGCGCTTCGCGCTGACGCGCAGCAGAACCGCGCTGCGATTCGGCGACGGCGACGATGAACGACCGACGCGACCGAACGACTGATTCGCGTGTGTTTTCTCGTAACACACTCTCGTCGGAAGGAAACGTGTTTAATCGGGCCGCTCCTGGGACGGCTAATGAGTACGAGTTACCGGATCGGACTGGTCGGCAAA
This portion of the Halopiger aswanensis genome encodes:
- a CDS encoding pyridoxal-phosphate-dependent aminotransferase family protein, with the protein product MSSDRLRMTPGPTEVPDAVRQRMAEPTPNPDIESEFFDIYRSLTANLERIYAAGGDADDSSLDRDVAVLGGEGILGLEAAVASLLEEGDRVLCLSNGLYGDGFADFVEDYGGEAVTCEFPWRETLEADAVREALERAADAGEPFDLATMVHCETPTGTLNDLEPVLDALEEHDHDVLSIVDAVSAVGGTPVPTDRIDVCLGASQKCLSAPPGLTTCAVSDRAWERIETVETRSLYTNLEPWRNAADEDVEWFPYTHLSANVAGLETATDLLLEEGLESVFERHEAAAERCRERAAELGLELYPEADAASPTVTALEVEGRAAELQERMRENHDIVLATGLGDLEDDVLRVGHMGHNARLERVDRTMDALEAVLE